Genomic segment of Truepera radiovictrix DSM 17093:
CGACTCGTGAGGCTAACAGTAGCGCTTATGGCGATGATCGTCGTTGAGAGCACCACGGCGGCGAGGAGCACGACGATGAGCGCAACACCTTGCGTCCTGCGCTCTGGAGTTGGCGTCCGCTGGAGGACATGCGGGGAGGCGCGCGGGGACCACTTGGCCGGCATGGCCTTCAGCGTAGCGTTCTGCGCGCCCGCTCTCTGCGAAAAATCCGCCACGGGCGTACGGAGGGCTTGGCCGCTTAGAGCCCCATGCGACGTGTGGCGACGCCGCGTGTCGTCGGCTACGCCTTGACGCCGAAGGTAACGCTGAGGTCGCTCCGGTAACCGGGCCTCAGCACGGCCTCACCGCCCGTGGGTGCTGCTAGGCACCGACCGTAGCGTGGCGAGGGGCGGGTGGTTTCTCGGGAGAGCGTGGTAGCCCGCAAACCGGAGGCCACGAGCGTAGAGGCGCCGCAGACTTAAAACCGCTAACCTAGGGCGCTCGTTCCGCTCGCTTAGCCTAGGCCATCTCCTAGAGCGGGCTCACCGGCTCGCAACACCTCGGGGGTTCTGGTGGGCCTTCGGGTAGCTTCACGGTTCTTCGCTCTAATCCAAGGCGTTCGCTCGAGCGGGGTATAGTTGGCTCGTGAGTGAACACGTGACGTCGCGCGCCAGGGGCCTTCTCTGCGCGGCGCTGCTCGCCGCCGGGCGGCCCCTTGGCGCTCGTGAGCTCGCTACGGTGCTCGGTGTGGCGCAAGGCGAGGTGGCGAGCCTCGTAGCGGCGCTGCAGGCGGCGCTGCAGGCGCAGGACTTGGGGCTCGTGGTCGAGGAGGTCGCGGGGGGCTACCGCCTCGTCGTGGACCCCGCGCTGACCCCGGCGCTGTCGCCCCTGCTCGCCCCGCCGCCGCTGCCCGCGCTCTCGGCGGCGGCGCTCGAGACCCTCGCGCTCGTGGCCTACCAGCAACCCATTACGCGCGGGGAGCTCGAGGCGGCGCGGGGTGCGTCGTGCGCGTCGACCCTGGAGACGCTGCAGGAGCGCGAGCTCATCAAGGTCGTCGGCCGCAAAGAGGTGATCGGGCGGCCGCTGCTCTACGGCACCACGGAGCGGTTTCTTTTGGAGTTCGGCCTCAAGTCGCTGCAGGACCTGCCCCCCTTGGAGGAGGCGCCGACCGACTTTTTGCGGGGCTAGGCGCTGGCTGCGGCCGGGCCGCCGTTATCTGGGGTCAGCGAGCGCGCCGACAGCTAGAGCTAGAGGGGCGGCCTGTCTTTGAGGCGTTCAGCGAGCTGCAGGCGGTAGCGCGCGATCTGGTGCGGGAGGTGGGTGAGCGCGCGCGCGTAACCGAGCAGCGTGAGGTGCAGCTGGTAAAACGTCAGGCGTTCGCGCTCCCACACCGATAGGGGGCCGTAGCCGCGCAAAAAGGCTTTCTGCACCCCCCGCGCGGCGAGGTCGGTGAAGTAGATGGCGGCGAGGTCCACCATAGGGTCGGCGCGGCTCGCGTCAAACCAGTTAAGCACCTTGACGACGCGCCCCCTGGGCGGGTCGAAGAGCAGCGCGTCGGCGTTTGGGGAGCCGTGGCAGAGGGCGATGGGGGCCCCCTCGACGGTCTCTAAGCCGCGCTGCAGGGCGCGCGTGAGCTTCGGGGTGTCGACCATGTGGTCTTTGACGGCGTGCACAAGCGCCCGCTGCCACTGCGCCTCGAGCGCGTCGCCGAGGCGCCGCCCTTCGCTCTCGGGGTAGGCGAGGTCGCCCGCTAGGTCGGCCCGGACGTGGTGCAGCGCGCGCAGCGTGCGTCCCCAGGCTTCGGCCGCTCGGGCTCGGGCGCGCTCGTCGAGGTGCGGCCACGCGTCGGCGAGCGTCGGCGAGGGGAGGTAGCGGGTGATGAGGTAGGGGTACTCGAGCCGCGTGCGTGTCGTGTCGGCGCGCACGATGGGGGGGCACAGCTCGGGGAGCAGCTTGGCGGCGGCGACGCAGCGGCCGATCTTGGGTTCTTGCGGCGCGCGTTGGTTGATCCACAGCACCTGCTCCTCGCCGGTAGCCAGGAGGACGTAGTAGGCGGCGTCCAAAGGCTCGGTCTCGAGCCGCTGCCAAGCGAGGATGGGGGTGTCAAAAACGCGCGTCAACCGCTGTGGGGGGGCGCTATGGCAGACCCCCAGCCGAGACCCCCTGACGCGCGCGCCGCCGGGGCGCTGCCGCTCTATGCGCTCCACATCGCCTTCTTTCCGCCCCCGACGGCTCCCTCTCGGGTGGCCGTGTGACCGCTGCACGTCGCTTTCTGTCAGCATAGTGTAAAGGAGCAGCGTTTGAGAAGGGTGGCAGCCACCGTTTCCAGACCGCCCCGCGACACCCCCCGAGACGTCGCCCCAGTAGGGAGTCGGCGACGCCCTTTTCGGGGGGGAGCGCCGTCGCCGACAACGACCAGCTGCCTGCTGCTACGGGGGGTTGCGCACGCTCGAGAAGCGCCCCACATCCCCGGTGCAGGTGACGGCCGTGGGCGGAGCGCGCAGCCACGCCAGGCCGCCCGGGCCACGGGCACCGGTTTGGCGTCCCGGAGGTGGAGGCGCGACGTTGACGAGCAGTGCCCTGCAAAAGGTCCTAGTCAAGCTCTGCGGGATCTAGTAGATTGAACCTTATGTCCAGATTATTGAACACACCCCGGCAGCGCGGCGCTCGCCTGACGCCTGAGCGGCCGTCTGCGGCGCGATGAACCGCCACCACCTGGGCCACCGCCTGCGCGCGCTGAGGCTGGCGCACGGCTACACCCTGCAGCAGGTCGCCGAGCGCAGCGGGCTCTCGCGGTCGTTTCTCTCGATGCTCGAGAACGGCCGCACGAACGTCTCGGCCGTGCGCCTGCAAAAGCTCGCGGGGGTGTTCGGTTTGGGCCTCAGCGACCTGTTGCCGAATGAGGGCGGCCAGAGCGGCCTGCGGGTGCTGCGCGCGGGCGAGGGGGAGCGCCTAGCGGGGTTTCCCCCCGGCGTCGAGGCCACGCTCTACTTCCGGGACCCGCACCGGCGGGTGCAGCCGGTGCACCTGACGCTGGGGCCGGGGGCGGTGAACCACAACGAGGAGGGGCACGCGGGCGACGAGTTTCTCCTCGTGTTAGAGGGCCGCGTCGAGGTGGCGGTGGGGGAGGGGGACTTCACCGTGCTCGAAGCGGGGGACGCGGCGTTCTACTCGAGCGCCCTGCGCCACACCTACCGCAACCCCGGTCCGGAGACGGCGCGCCTACTCACCCTGAACGCGCCCCACAGCTGGCACCGGTTGTAGCGGGTGTCATCCGGTCGGCTGCGCCCGCAGGGCAACAAGCGTCGCCACGCACCTTTCGATACCCGTAGCGACCACTTACGGACCTGCCGGGTCGGGCCCCTCTAGGCGCCCGTACAGGGTCGTGAGGTGCCGCAGACCGCAGGGGCCTAGCCACGCGCTACAGGCCACGTGCCCCATCTACGTGGCTGCGCTACCCCCCCTCATCGAGCCGCGTGTCGAAGACGTCGCGCAGCCCGTCGCCGAGGAGGCTAAAGCCGAGCACCGTCAGGGTGATGGCGAGCCCCGGGTAGAGCGTGACGTGCGGCGCCGTGCGGATCGCTTCGCGCCCGATGCTGAGCATCCGGCCCCAGCTGATCTCGGGCGGCTGCGTGCCGAGCCCCAGAAACGACAAGGACGCCTCCGCGACGATGGCCGTGCCCATCCCGAGGGTGCTGAGGACCAACGCGGGCGCCCAGGCGTTCATCAGGATGTGCGTGAGCACGCGCGCGTGCGACCCGCCGAGCGCCCGCGCCGACTCGACGAACTCCTCTTCGCGCAAAGCGAGCACGTCGCTGCGCACGAGGCGCGCCATGGTCGGGATGCGCACGACGGCGATCGCGAGCATCGCGTTGACGATGCTCGGGCCTAAAGCGGCGACGATGGCGATCGCCAAGAGGATGCCGGGGAGCGCCAAGAGCACGTCCATGACGCGCATGATGAGGTTGTCGAGCCAACCCCCCGCGTAGCCCGCCACGGCGCCCAGCAGCACCCCGAAGACGAGCGACAAACCGGTCGCCACGAACCCCACCAGCAGCGACACGCGCGCGCCGAACACCAGGCGGCTCAGGAGGTCGCGGCCCAACTCGTCGCCGCCCAAAACGTACTGCGTGTTGAGCCGCCCCGCGACCACGAGCCCGCGCGGCGCCTCGTAGCGCGCCCAGATGTCCTGTGCGTGCGGGTCCATGGGCGCTAACCACGGGGCGAAGAGGGCGACCAGCACGAGCGCGGCGATGAGCCCGCCGCCGATCACCACGTTCTTGTTGCGCAGCGCTCGACCCACCCAGCGTGGGCGCGCCGAAGCGCCCACGCTGGGGCGCGCGGCGTCCACGGGGTCGCCGGTCGCGCGGCTAGTCATAGCGGATCCTCGGGTTTAAGAAGCCGTAGGAGAGGTCGACGAGGAGGTTTGCCAGGGCGAAGACGACCGCCAGCATGAGGACGCTCCCCTGCACCACGGGAAAGTCGCGCTGATTGATGGCGTCCACCGTGAGGCGCCCGAGCCCGGGCCAGGCGAAGACGACCTCGGTGACGATCGCGCCGCCCAAAAGCGCCCCGAACTGCAAGCCGATCACCGTCACGACGGGCAAGAGCGCGTTGCGCAGCGCGTGCCCAAAGACCACGCGGCTCGGACGCGCCCCCTTCGCGCGGGCGGTGCGCACGAAGTCGCGGCGCAGCACCTCGAGGAGGCTCGAGCGCGTCAGGCGGGTGATGAGCGCCATGATCGACGCGCCGAGCGCCACGGCGGGGAGCAGGAGGTGGCGCAGCCCGTTCCACAAAGGGGTGGGGTCTCCCGCCGTGAGGAGCGCCGTGAACCCTTCTGTAAGCGCCGGGCCGCGCCCGAAGATGGGCAGCCAGCTCACGTGAAGGGCCACCGTGCTTAAGAGCACCAGCCCGACCCAGAAGTTGGGCGCCGCCACCCCGATAAGGGCGGCGATCATGCTCGTAAAGTCGAGCCAGGTGTTGCGCCTCACCGCCGCCAACACCCCCAGCGGGACGCCGACGACGACCGCCAGCGCGAGGGAGGCCACGGCCAGCTCGAGCGTCGCCGGGAGGCGCTCTAGGATGAGCCGCAGCACCGGCGCCCCCTGCCGGATGGAGACGCCCAGGTCACCCCGCAGGGCCTGCGCGAGCCACCGCCCGTACTGCTCATAGAGGGGCCGGTCGAAGCCGTACAGCTGGGTGAGGCGCGCCACCTCGTCGGGCCGCGCCTGCTCGCCCAGCATGATGCGCACCGGGTCGCCCGGCGAGAGGTGCACGAGCAAAAAGACGATGACCGAGACGCCCCAGAGCGTCACGGCCAGGAAGAGGAGGCGTTTGAGGAGAAACTGGAGCAAGGCGGGTTCCTTGTTGCTAGGTGGGTCGCGGGTGGGGGAGGGCGGTAGGCGTCCCCGGGCGTGTCAGCGGGCTTTTTCCACCAAGTGCAGGTCTTGGAAGGTCGCCGAGACGTACGGGTGGAGCTGCCAACCCGTGATGGTGTCGTGGTTAACGCCGATCTCCTCGGTGTTGTTGATAAAAGCGAAGGGCGCGTCGGCCATCAGCACCGCTTGGGCTTCCCGGTAGACCGCGTTGCTCTCCTCCGAACCGGGCTCGAGCCTCCGTCCCTCCTCCAAAAGCGCGTCCAGCTCGGGGTTGGTGTAAGCGATGTAGTTGTTGTCCCCGCGCGAATGGAAGAGCTCGAACATGGCGTAGTTCGGGTCGACGTTGCCGGTCCAACCGAGCAAGAAGAGGTCGAAGTCGGCCGTGTCGGTGTCCAGGATGCGGTCGATAAAGGCACCGAACTCCTCGACGAAGACCTCGAGGTTGACGCCGACTTGCGCCGCCTCGAACTGCAGCACCTCGGCGATCTGGACGCGCACGGGGTTCTCGTTCGTGTGGAGCCGTAAGGAGAGACCGTCACCGTAACCCGCCTCTTCGAGCAGCTCGCGGGCGCGCTCGGGGTCGTAGTCGTAGCGCGGCACGTCTGGGTTGTACCAGGGCACGCCGGGGGCGATGGGGCCGGTGGCGACCGAACCGATCCCCTGCAAGATGCGTTCGACGATGGCCTCGCGCGGGATAAGGTGGCCTATCGCCTGACGCACCCGCACGTCCGACAGCGCCTCGTTGCGGAAGTTGAAGCCCACGTACGCGTGCCCCAAACCGACGGCGCGCTGGACGGTGATCCCCTCGGTCGCCTCTAGACGCGTCACCTCGGCGGGGACGACTTGGCCGTGGTAGAGGTCGATCTCGCCGCCCTCGAAGGCTAGGAGCCGGGTGGCGTCTTCGGTGATGGGCCGAAACTCGACCGCGTCGACCTGTGCGCGCCCGCCCCAGTAGTCCTCGTAGGCGCTTAACACCATGCGGTCGTCACGCGCCCACGACTCGAACACGAAGGGCCCCGTGCCCACCGGGTTGCGGCCGAAGTCCCCTTCTTCCCCGAGGTCGGCCGGGACGATGTGGAGCCGCGCGATGTTGTTGAGGATAAAGGCGTTCTCACCCGACAGGTCGAAGCGGACGGTGTGCTCATCCAAGACCTCGATGTTGGTGATGTCCTCCAAAAGCCCCGGGTTGGCGCCCGGGTTGTCGGGGTTTAACACCCACTCGAAGGTGTAGCGGACGTCCTCGGCCGTAAAGGGGCGCCCGTGGTGGAAGGTGACCCCCTGGCGCAGCGCGAAGGTGACGCTGCTCCCGTCCTCGGCGAACGTCCACGACTCGGCGAGGCGCGGCTGCAAGGTGAGGTCCTCGGGGCTGTAGGTTAGCAGCGTCTCCATAATCGGGTACATGCGCTGGTACGAGTAGGCGTCGTAGGTGGTGCGCGGGTCGAGGTCGGAGGCTTCGGCGACGGTGGCGATCACCAGGCGCGTCTGCGCGAAGGCGGTGCTAGCGAGGAGCGCGCAGCTAAGGGCGAGGGCGAAGGGGCGTTTCATAGGGACCTCCTGAGGCTGGGCATGGTGCGGCTAGATGAGGGTGAGTTCTCGGGGGGGCGTGCTGAGGAGTTCGGCCCCCTGGGCGGTCACGAGCACGTCTTGCTCGAGCCCAATGGGCGCCCCGCTCTGGCCCGTCACGCCGTGCACCACGGGTTCGACGGTGTAGACCTCGTTTTCGCGTAAGGGGACGTTGCCGCGCTCCCCGTAGCGGGCACCCAGGGGCGCTAGAAGCGTGCCGCCGTCGTGGACGGTGCGACCGATCTGGTGGCCGAGCGCGTGGGGGTAGGGGGTGATGCCCCCCGCCTCGAGGTGCTCGCGCGCGACCGCGTCGATTTCAAACCCGCGCTTGCCGGGGGCGATGGCGTCGATCGCGCGCATCATGGCACCCCGGCCGGTGACGAAGCGGTGCTGGACGCTTTCGGGCGGCCCGCTCTCCCCCTCGCGGCGGGCGTAGTAGGTCCGCTGGATGTCGCTGGTGTAGCCCTCGACGTAGACGCCCATGTCGACCACCACCACATCCCCCGGCGTGACCCGCGCCTCGCTCGCGGGGCGGTGGCCGATGCCCGCGTTCCCGACCATGACGTTCGCGCCGTCGCCGAACGAGTGCGTGACGCCGTAGTGGCGGTGGCGGGCCTTGACGAACGCGGCGGCCTCGAGCTCGCTCACCCCCGGACGCAAAAACGCCCCCAACTCGTCCAAGACGCGCTCGGTCACCCGCACCGCCTCGCGGATGCGGCGCACCTCCTCGGGGGTCTTCTGGCTGCGCAGCGCGTCCAAGATCCCCTGCGCGCTCCGGATGCGGCTCTCGAAGTCGTCCCAGCCGAGCACGCGCCTGAGTTTCCGGTAGAGGCCGACGCTCAGGCCGTCGGCTAGGGGGTCGCTCTCGCTAAAGTCGAGCGCCAGCGTCTTCGGCTGGGCGCGCTCTAAAAGCGCGCCTAGCGGCGCCTCGAAACCGCCTTGCCCGTAGGGGGTGATCGCAAAAGCGCCGCTCGCGGCAATCGGCGCGACGTCGTAGTCGGCGACGACGGCGAACTTCTGGCCGCTTTTGGTCAAGAGAAAGGCCGCTTCGCCGACCATCTCGGTGTTGGCAAAAAGCAGCGTGGCGGGGTCGCTCCCCTCGCGGCAGAGCACAAGCCACGCGTCGGCCTCCAGGCTCGGCAGCAGCGCGTCTAGCTGCGCCTGCTTCTCGCGGATGAGGGTGAGGTCGCTCGGTGTCATCGGGCGGCTTTCTCGGGTCTCATCTGGGTCGGGTCGCTCCTTTTGCGCTTGGGTGGCTGAGTGTTTATGCGGCCGCGCGGAAGTTCTTTAGAGTGTAGTCCCGGCAGCAGAGGGTGTCAAGATATTGAACTTCGTTCAATGAAGTGAAATAGTGGGGTATGCACCCCCACACCCCCTTGCGACCTCGAGGCGCTGCGTCATGAGTGCGCCCCTAGGCCCCGACGCGCCCTCCCCCCTCGTCTGCACCGCCCCGCCGACGCGCTTTTTCGGCTACTACCCCGGCACGGTCGCCGTCGTCACGGCGGCCGCCGACGGTGACCGTAACGTCATGAGCGCGGGCTGGCACGCGGCGCTGTCCGCCGAACCGCCCCTCTACGGGGTGGCGGTGGCGCCGGAGCGCTACACCTACGGGTTGCTGAGAGCGAGCGGCGCGTTTGCCGTGCACTTCCTCCCCTTCGGGCGCGCCGACGCGGTCGCCGGCGCGGGGAGCTTGAGCCGCCACGAGGGGGTCGACAAGTTCGCGGCGCTCGGCCTCGCGTGGCGCCCCGGCACAAAGACCCCCGCACCCATCTTGCAAGACGCCTACCTCGCCTACGAGTGCCGCCTCCAGAACGCGCTCCCGACGGGCGACCACACCTGGTTCGTCGGCGAGGTTGTGGCGCTGCACTACCGTCCGGAGGCGTTCGGCGAACGCCTGATGCAGGCGAGCGAGCGGGTCGCGCCCGCGGTCTACTACGGCCGGGCGACCTACGAGGCGTTGGGGGCGGGCGAACGGGCCGTCTTCCCACCGGACGCGTTTAGGGAGCGGGCGTGAAGCTCCTGCCTTTGGCACGGCAAGCGGAGGTCACCAACGGCTGGCTCCGCGAGCGGCTGCGGGCGGTGCTCCCCGAGGTGATGCGGCGCGCGCGCGTCGACCTCTGGCTGGTGGTCGCCCGCGAGTACAACGAGGACCCCGTCTTGCCGAGCCTCCTACCCGCCCCCATGATGGGCGCGCGGCGCCGCACGATGCTCGTCTTTCACGCGCCCGAGGGGGGCGCTTTCGAGGCGCTGGCGATCGCCAACGCGGGCGTCGGACTTGACGGCTTTTACACGCCGATGTGGGACAAGACGATGCTCGCCGAGGCCGCCGAGGACCAGTGGGCGTGTTTGCGGCGGGTGGTGGCCGAGCGGAACCCCAAACGCATCGGGGTCAACGTCAGCGCCGAGATCGCCTTCGCCGACGGGCTCTCCAAAAGCGAACACGACGCGCTCATGGCGGCGCTCGGGCCGGAGCTGGCCGCGCGCTGCGTGAGCGCCGAGGAGGTGGTCGTCGGGTGGTTGAGCCGCCGCCTAGAGGGTGAGATCGAAGCCGCGGACGGTATCAACGCCCTGGCGCACGGCCTCATCGCGGAGGCGTTTTCACCCCGCGTCGTGCACCCGGGGGTGACGACCGCTGTGGAGGTCGCCTGGTGGCTGCGCGAGCGCGCGCGGTCTCTGGGCCTGGGCTGCTGGTTTCAACCCTCGGTGTCCATCCAGCGGCGCGGCGAACACCTGGGCGACCTCGGCAGCAGCCCGGACGCGGTCATCCGCCGCGGCGACCTGTTGCACTGCGACTTCGGGTTGCACTACCTGGGGCTCGCGACCGACACCCAACAGAACGCCTACGTGCGGCGGCTCGGTGAGAGCGGCCCCCCGGCCGGGATGGTGGCGGCGCTCGCCAAGGCTAAATGGCAGCAGGAGCTCTTGGCGGCCGAGATGGTCATCGGGCGCAGCGGCAACGAGGTGCTGCGCGCGGCGCGCGCGGCGATGGCGCGCGCCGGCCTCGAGGGCCGCATCTACACCCACCCCATCGGCTATCACGGGCACGGGGCGGGGCCGATGATCGGCCGCTACGACAACCAGGAGGGGTTGCCCGGCGCGGGCGAGCTGCGCCTGCAAGACGCCACCCTCTTCTCGTTCGAGATGTTCGTCGAGCACGCGTTGCCGGAGTGGGACGGGCAGCGCATCAAACTGGCCACGGAGCAGTGCGTGGCGTTTCGCGGCGGGGAGGTCCACTTCCTGGGGGGGCGGCAGACCGCGTGGCACCTCATCTAGACGCCCCCGGGGCCCCGGCACCGGTCGAGCGCTGCGAGCTGGCGCCGGGACTTTCCGTCTCCCGCGTCCTCACCGGGCTCTGGCAAGTGGCCGACATGGAGCGCGGCGGCAAGCTCGAGCCGCGCGCCGCCGCGCGCGCCATGGTGCCCTACGTGGAGGCCGGGCTGACGAGCTTCGACATGGCCGACCACTACGGCTCGGCGGAGGAGATCGCCGGGACCTTCGGCCCCCGCAGCCCCTCGGGCACCCCCGTGCAGCGGCTCACCAAATGGGTGCCCGAACCCGGCCCCCTGACCAAAAGGGACGTGCGCGCGGCGGTGGAGCGCGCCCTGCGGCGCCTCCGGACGGAGCGCCTGGACCTGTTGCAGTTTCACACCTGGAGCTACGCCGACCCGAGCTACCTAGACGCCCTCTTCTGGCTCCAGGAGCTGCAGGCGGAGGGGCTCGTGGCGCACCTCGGGCTGACGAACGTCGACGCGGCGCACCTGCGGCTGGTGCTCTCGAGCGGCCTTGAGGTGGTCTCCAACCAGGTGTCGTTTTCGCTCCTCGACCAGCGGGCGGCGGGGGAGATGACGGCGCTCTGCCTCGAGCGGGGCGTCAAGCTGCTCGCCTACGGCACCCTCGCGGGGGGCTTTCTGTCGGAGCGCTGGCTGGGGCAGCCGGAGCCTGCCTGGGAGCGCCTGACGACCTGGTCGCAGCGCAAGTACCGCCGCTTTATCGAGGCGGCGGGCGGCTGGGGGGCGTTCCAGGGTGTTTTGCGGGCGGCGGCGCACGTGGCGCGGCGCCACGGCGTGTCGGTCGCCAACGTCGCCGTGCGGAGCGTTCTCGAGCAACCCGCCGTCGGCGGCGTGATCGTCGGCGCGCGCCTCGGCCAGAGCGAGCACCTTGACGACACGCTGCGCGTCTTTTCGTTTCGCCTCGACGAGACCGACCGCGCGGCGCTCCGCGGCGCCCTCTCGGCCCTCGCGCCAATCCCCGGCGACTGCGGCGACGAGTACCGCCGCCCGCCCTTTTTGACCGCCGCGGGCGACCTCAGCCACCACGTCGCCACCTTTCCGCCCCCCTACCCGAGCTGCACCCGCGCGGACGGTCGGCGCGTGGCGCTGAGCGGCACCCCCTGGGAGGCGCTGGCCGGGTACGCCCGCGCGGTGCGCGTCGGGGACCGCATCCTCGTGTCGGGGACCACGGCGACCCACGGGGGGCGGCTAATTGGCGGGGCGGACGCCGCCGCGCAGTTTCACTTCGCGGTGGACAAGCTCGAGGGCGCCCTGAGGTCGCTCGGGGGCCGCCTGGAGGACGTCGTGCGCACGCGCGTCTATGTCCGCGACCTAGCGGACTGGGAGGCGGTGGCGCGGGCGCACGGGGCCAGATTCAGGGAGATCAGCCCCGCCAACACGCTCGTGCAGGCGGGGCTGGTGGGGGAGGGGTACTTGGTGGAGCTCGAGGCGGAGGCGGTGGTGGGGGGCTGAAGCGGGCGCTGAGGGGGCGTTCCTGGCCTCAGACGCCCCGAGCCGGGCGTGACCGACGGCACTAGCGCGCCGCTGCGCAAACGGTTAGCCTGTTTTTATGGCAGCAGCTGCCCTGGAGCTTCGCGGCCTCAGCAAGCGCTTCGGCGCCGTGCGGGCGGTTCACGAGCTCGATTTGCGCGTCCCCCAGGGCGAGCTCTACGCCCTCTTGGGCCCCAACGGCGCGGGTAAGACCACCACCTTGCGGATGGTGGCGGGGCTGCTGGCACCCGACCGAGGGGACGCTCTCATCCTGGGCGCGAGCGTTCGGGAGCGCCCGACCGAGGCCAAGCGGGCGCTCGCCTACCTCCCCGACGATCCCATGCTCTACGGCAAGCTGCGGCCCGGCGAGTACCTCGAGTTCGTGGCAGGGCTCTGGGGGGTGCCCCCCGAGGAGGCGGCGCCGCGCGCAGAGGCGCTTTTGGAGCGCTTCGACCTGTGGCGGCACCGGCGCGACCTCACCGAGACCTTTTCACGCGGTATGAAGCAGAAGCTAGCGCTCGCCGGGGCGCTCGTCCACGCGCCCAAGGTGATGATCCTCGACGAGCCCCTGACGGGCCTCGACGCGGCGGCCGCGCGCGACGTCAAGGCGCTCCTCGCGGACTTCGTGAGCGCGGGCAACACCGTGGTCTTGACCACCCACATCATGGAGGTCGCCGAACGCTTGGCCGAGCGCATCGGCATCCTGAGCGGCGGGAGCTTGCGCGCCGAGGGCACGCTGGCCGAGCTGCGCGCCCTGAGCGGCGGCGAGGGCAGCTTGGAAGAGGTCTTTTTGGAGCTCGTCGGGGACGGGGCCGAGCAGCAGGAGAGGGCTGGGGCGTGAGGCCGGGCTCCTGGCTCTGGCTCGTGCGGCACGACCTGCGCCTCGGCTGGCGCGACCTGGCGGCGCGTTGGAACCCGCGCCTCGTCGCCGCGCTCGTCCTCGGCGCGCTCGGGGTGGTTCATCTGGTGCTCTGGCTGCTCCTGCGCGAGGTCCGCCTCGAGCTCTCGGACGAGCTGCACACCGCCCTGCTCTGGGTCGTGACCGGCGGTCTCGCGCTGGCCTTTGTCCTGGCGCTCGGCTTCGGGATGAACCGCAGCCTGCTGATGCTCTTCGAACGCGGCGACCTGGACCTCCTCCTCTCCTCGCCGGTGTCCGCTCGAGCGGTCTTCGCGAGCCGCGCGACGGGCGTCGCTTTGAGCGTGCTCCTCGCGTTCGCCCCCTTCGTGGTGCCGCTCGTGAGCGCCGGGGTGATGCTCGGCCTGCCGCGGCTGCTCGGCCTCTACCCAGCGCTGTTGGCGCTCGCGCTAGTGGCCTCGAGCCTGGGCCTGCTTGTCGTCCTCTGCCTGGTGCGGCTCGTCGGCGCGCGCGCCACCCGCACCCTGACGCAGATCCTAAGCAGCCTCGTCGGCGCGGCGCTCT
This window contains:
- the scpB gene encoding SMC-Scp complex subunit ScpB, producing the protein MSEHVTSRARGLLCAALLAAGRPLGARELATVLGVAQGEVASLVAALQAALQAQDLGLVVEEVAGGYRLVVDPALTPALSPLLAPPPLPALSAAALETLALVAYQQPITRGELEAARGASCASTLETLQERELIKVVGRKEVIGRPLLYGTTERFLLEFGLKSLQDLPPLEEAPTDFLRG
- a CDS encoding phosphotransferase family protein, with amino-acid sequence MERIERQRPGGARVRGSRLGVCHSAPPQRLTRVFDTPILAWQRLETEPLDAAYYVLLATGEEQVLWINQRAPQEPKIGRCVAAAKLLPELCPPIVRADTTRTRLEYPYLITRYLPSPTLADAWPHLDERARARAAEAWGRTLRALHHVRADLAGDLAYPESEGRRLGDALEAQWQRALVHAVKDHMVDTPKLTRALQRGLETVEGAPIALCHGSPNADALLFDPPRGRVVKVLNWFDASRADPMVDLAAIYFTDLAARGVQKAFLRGYGPLSVWERERLTFYQLHLTLLGYARALTHLPHQIARYRLQLAERLKDRPPL
- a CDS encoding helix-turn-helix domain-containing protein, which codes for MNRHHLGHRLRALRLAHGYTLQQVAERSGLSRSFLSMLENGRTNVSAVRLQKLAGVFGLGLSDLLPNEGGQSGLRVLRAGEGERLAGFPPGVEATLYFRDPHRRVQPVHLTLGPGAVNHNEEGHAGDEFLLVLEGRVEVAVGEGDFTVLEAGDAAFYSSALRHTYRNPGPETARLLTLNAPHSWHRL
- a CDS encoding ABC transporter permease, encoding MTSRATGDPVDAARPSVGASARPRWVGRALRNKNVVIGGGLIAALVLVALFAPWLAPMDPHAQDIWARYEAPRGLVVAGRLNTQYVLGGDELGRDLLSRLVFGARVSLLVGFVATGLSLVFGVLLGAVAGYAGGWLDNLIMRVMDVLLALPGILLAIAIVAALGPSIVNAMLAIAVVRIPTMARLVRSDVLALREEEFVESARALGGSHARVLTHILMNAWAPALVLSTLGMGTAIVAEASLSFLGLGTQPPEISWGRMLSIGREAIRTAPHVTLYPGLAITLTVLGFSLLGDGLRDVFDTRLDEGG
- a CDS encoding ABC transporter permease, translated to MLQFLLKRLLFLAVTLWGVSVIVFLLVHLSPGDPVRIMLGEQARPDEVARLTQLYGFDRPLYEQYGRWLAQALRGDLGVSIRQGAPVLRLILERLPATLELAVASLALAVVVGVPLGVLAAVRRNTWLDFTSMIAALIGVAAPNFWVGLVLLSTVALHVSWLPIFGRGPALTEGFTALLTAGDPTPLWNGLRHLLLPAVALGASIMALITRLTRSSLLEVLRRDFVRTARAKGARPSRVVFGHALRNALLPVVTVIGLQFGALLGGAIVTEVVFAWPGLGRLTVDAINQRDFPVVQGSVLMLAVVFALANLLVDLSYGFLNPRIRYD
- a CDS encoding ABC transporter substrate-binding protein; its protein translation is MKRPFALALSCALLASTAFAQTRLVIATVAEASDLDPRTTYDAYSYQRMYPIMETLLTYSPEDLTLQPRLAESWTFAEDGSSVTFALRQGVTFHHGRPFTAEDVRYTFEWVLNPDNPGANPGLLEDITNIEVLDEHTVRFDLSGENAFILNNIARLHIVPADLGEEGDFGRNPVGTGPFVFESWARDDRMVLSAYEDYWGGRAQVDAVEFRPITEDATRLLAFEGGEIDLYHGQVVPAEVTRLEATEGITVQRAVGLGHAYVGFNFRNEALSDVRVRQAIGHLIPREAIVERILQGIGSVATGPIAPGVPWYNPDVPRYDYDPERARELLEEAGYGDGLSLRLHTNENPVRVQIAEVLQFEAAQVGVNLEVFVEEFGAFIDRILDTDTADFDLFLLGWTGNVDPNYAMFELFHSRGDNNYIAYTNPELDALLEEGRRLEPGSEESNAVYREAQAVLMADAPFAFINNTEEIGVNHDTITGWQLHPYVSATFQDLHLVEKAR
- a CDS encoding M24 family metallopeptidase, with the protein product MTPSDLTLIREKQAQLDALLPSLEADAWLVLCREGSDPATLLFANTEMVGEAAFLLTKSGQKFAVVADYDVAPIAASGAFAITPYGQGGFEAPLGALLERAQPKTLALDFSESDPLADGLSVGLYRKLRRVLGWDDFESRIRSAQGILDALRSQKTPEEVRRIREAVRVTERVLDELGAFLRPGVSELEAAAFVKARHRHYGVTHSFGDGANVMVGNAGIGHRPASEARVTPGDVVVVDMGVYVEGYTSDIQRTYYARREGESGPPESVQHRFVTGRGAMMRAIDAIAPGKRGFEIDAVAREHLEAGGITPYPHALGHQIGRTVHDGGTLLAPLGARYGERGNVPLRENEVYTVEPVVHGVTGQSGAPIGLEQDVLVTAQGAELLSTPPRELTLI
- a CDS encoding flavin reductase family protein; its protein translation is MSAPLGPDAPSPLVCTAPPTRFFGYYPGTVAVVTAAADGDRNVMSAGWHAALSAEPPLYGVAVAPERYTYGLLRASGAFAVHFLPFGRADAVAGAGSLSRHEGVDKFAALGLAWRPGTKTPAPILQDAYLAYECRLQNALPTGDHTWFVGEVVALHYRPEAFGERLMQASERVAPAVYYGRATYEALGAGERAVFPPDAFRERA